In Eubalaena glacialis isolate mEubGla1 chromosome 3, mEubGla1.1.hap2.+ XY, whole genome shotgun sequence, the following are encoded in one genomic region:
- the ZBTB7B gene encoding zinc finger and BTB domain-containing protein 7B translates to MGSPEDDLIGIPFPDHSSELLSCLNEQRQLGHLCDLTIRTQGLEYRTHRAVLAACSHYFKKLFTEGGGGAVLSAGGGGVAAGGAGAGVCELDFVGPEALGALLEFAYTATLTTSSANMPAVLQAARLLEIPCVIAACMEILQGSGLEAPSPDEDDCERARQYLEAFATATASASGVPNGEDSPPQVPLPPPPPPPRPVARRSRKPRKAFLQTKGARANHLVPEVPTVPTHPLTYEEEEEAAGRVSGSGGSRLGDSYSPPTGTASPHEGPLSYEAYEGEEEEEELAYPPAYGLAQGGGPPLSPEELGSDEDAIDPDLMAYLSSLHQDALAPGLDGQDKLVRKRRSQMPQECPVCHKIIHGAGKLPRHMRTHTGEKPFACEVCGVRFTRNDKLKIHMRKHTGERPYSCSHCPARFLHSYDLKNHMHLHTGDRPYECHLCHKAFAKEDHLQRHLKGQNCLEVRTRRRRKDDAPPHYPPPSAATPTPAGLDLSNGHLDNFRLSLARFWEEPAPTGPPVSTPGPPDDDEEEGAPTTPQAEGAMESS, encoded by the exons ATGGGGAGCCCCGAGGACGACCTGATCGGGATTCCATTCCCAGACCACAGCAGTGAGCTCCTGAGCTGCCTCAATGAGCAGCGCCAGCTGGGACACCTATGTGACCTCACCATCCGGACACAGGGCCTTGAATACCGCACCCACCGGGCTGTGCTGGCTGCCTGCAGCCACTACTTCAAGAAGCTCTTCACTGAGGGCGGTGGCGGAGCGGTCCTGAGCGCTGGGGGCGGCGGGGTGGCTGCCGGGGGAGCAGGGGCCGGCGTGTGTGAGCTGGACTTTGTGGGGCCGGAGGCGCTGGGTGCCCTGCTCGAGTTTGCCTATACAGCCACACTGACCACCAGCAGCGCCAACATGCCGGCAGTGCTCCAGGCTGCGCGGCTGCTGGAGATCCCGTGTGTCATCGCTGCCTGCATGGAGATTCTGCAGGGCAGCGGACTAGAAGCTCCCAGCCCTGACGAGGACGACTGTGAGCGAGCTCGCCAGTACCTGGAGGCCTTCGCCACAGCCACGGCTTCAGCCTCGGGAGTTCCCAACGGTGAAGACAGCCCTCCACAGGTGCCCCtcccaccgccgccgccgccccctcgGCCTGTCGCCCGCCGCAGCCGCAAGCCCCGAAAAGCTTTCCTGCAGACCAAGGGGGCCCGGGCAAACCACCTAGTGCCTGAAGTGCCCACAGTGCCCACCCACCCCTTGACctacgaggaggaggaggaggcggcagGCCGAGTGAGTGGCAGCGGGGGCAGTAGGCTGGGGGACAGCTACAGCCCTCCCACAGGGACTGCCTCACCCCATGAGGGGCCCCTGAGCTATGAGGCCTATGAgggtgaggaagaagaggaggagctgGCATATCCCCCCGCCTATGGGCTGGCGCAGGGTGGCGGGCCCCCGCTGTCCCCAGAGGAGCTGGGCTCAGATGAGGATGCCATCGATCCTGACCTGATGGCCTACCTGAGTTCCCTACACCAGGACGCCCTGGCACCAGGCCTAGATGGCCAGGACAAGCTAGTGCGCAAACGCCGCTCCCAGATGCCCCAGGAGTGCCCGGTCTGCCACAAGATTATCCACGGGGCTGGCAAACTGCCACGCCACATGAGGACCCATACGGGTGAGAAGCCCTTCGCCTGTGAAGTCTGCGGCGTCCGTTTCACCCG GAATGACAAGCTGAAGATCCACATGAGGAAGCACACAGGAGAGCGCCCCTACTCATGCTCGCACTGCCCAGCCCGCTTCCTGCACAGCTATGACCTCAAGAACCACATGCACCTGCACACAGGGGACCGGCCCTATGAGTGCCACCTGTGCCACAAGGCTTTCGCCAAGGAGGACCACCTGCAGCGCCACCTCAAAGGCCAGAACTGCCTGGAGGTGCGCACCCGGCGGCGCCGCAAGGACGATGCACCCCCTCACTACCCCCCGCCCTCTGCCGCCACCCCGACCCCTGCTGGCCTCGACCTCTCCAATGGCCACTTGGACAACTTCCGACTCTCTCTGGCTCGATTCTGGGAGGAGCCAGCCCCTACTGGGCCCCCAGTCTCCACCCCGGGGCCCCCTGATGACGATGAGGAAGAGGGGGCACCCACCACACCTCAGGCTGAAGGTGCCATGGAGTCCTCTTAA
- the LENEP gene encoding lens epithelial cell protein LEP503 — protein sequence MQSRTQPLAQALPFSLGGVLRDTGLRVPVMKMGTGWEGLQRTLKEVAYILLCCWCIKELLD from the coding sequence ATGCAGTCCCGGACACAGCCCctagcccaggccctgcccttctCCCTTGGAGGAGTTCTGCGAGACACTGGACTCCGGGTACCCGTCATGAAGATGGGCACAGGGTGGGAGGGCCTGCAGCGGACCCTGAAGGAAGTCGCCTACATCCTCCTCTGCTGCTGGTGTATCAAGGAGCTGCTGGATTAA